gactccagccagtacaagctgcaagagcttccaccgaacgccacttcgcgccagcaacaacattggagagatcagagcataaagacaaacaacgacatgctacacaagatctgggctgccatttcacgtatcaggccgtgtcgttgccaaaaggatgatgtagttcatcaggacaactctccatccagctctggttcgggttcgagtggtacacacagggtaagaaagaggtctaagagacccaaagatgcaggaacatctggagcaggagacgaggagtaggagctatcaccggccagtattgccatttgatttccgaccgcgctattttattttattttctattctaacgttttatggtcttattttctgttaattttgaacttagttttttttttttatttttttattttttttcttaattatgagttcgtatttcttttacatggtttcttcattttatttggttgtgttttgagtagtttttaattcgtattcagctttgccttgctagataaaccaaataactaatatccgaggaaagaggttatatcaagtgttcctcggaatttcctcggtatttcttaaaaaaaaaaaaaaaaaaaatcaatggtagtctgtttccgagtcatcatcaccagatgaatctgaatctggatcttggtgaaactctccaatcactggttcatcctctacgtgaacgacggcttcctctccgaagtcggttaaatcgactacaaggccaactccagctaaatcttctgctgcacttaagttgccggatgtgcttggttgtagtgggtcttccagctcagaacttccctgaactcggcctctcgggttgagtcttgtaacagtaacccatggatcatctctgttccttacccgggggtacttgatataacaaacctgtaacatttagaaaaattataaattaatacacatgatgatgaatcattctgaataattaacatttaattacctgatcggcctgagaagcaagaatgaaaggatcataatattgcagctttcgcctcgaatttactgatgtaacaccaaatgcatctgttctcacacctcgatctggagtgttgtcgtgccaatcacaatagaaaacagtacagcgcaatccaaccatgcccaaatacttgatttccaaaatctcatgtatgtgtccgtagtatacatcatctcctgatgcagaacaaacgccagcatcataagtcgtactcgaacgtctcctcttctgagttgtgaatgcatatcctcgagtacaaaatctcggatatgacttcacaacaaagtttggtccaacgaccatctcacgtatccaatcgtcaaatgtttcacctctggccaaaccagcagacacctattaatagcacatatatatatgttatatcaataaatgtgaattagtataaatatgtgataaaatatattttaatttgtttaaagcactcacataagtaaacatccatccagtaaattctctctgcttcatttcttctagttcgtcctctgtggcgtatctatactcgaaccgcttttctgccatgaaaatcctgtatatgatgacaataatgtaattaattaagatttaaatttcaacttgttaaaataaaaatttgtaagctcatttatttacctctcatattgaagaacgtcttcgcagttggtgagcaaatatgtttgcaaatgactgcgctcctgctcagtaagtcgacggtcctttggttttccgctaagtcgtccaacgtctgtgaaaatgtctggaaccgtaacatgatatgttgcccgttcgcctctatcatcatgccgagcaggtcttctgtttttggtctgaacttctgctggaaagtagtactcggcaaagtttgaagtttcttcattgatcatctgtgcgactatagaaccttccaccctacttaaatttttcaccatcttcttcaaatggaacatataccgctcatacagatacatccatctatactgcacaggaccaccaagttccaattctcttgccaggtgaataacaagatgctccataacatcaaaaaatgagggaggaaatatcttctcaaggttgcactgaatcacggctatgttagtcttcaaattttcaataccttcaagagtcactgatctcgtgcataaatcgcggaagaaaccacttatccctgcaattgcttcatgaacatttcgtggtaatagttccttgaaggcgaacggaaggaggcgctgcatcattacatggcaatcgtggcttttcaagccagtaaactttccttcctttctgtcgatacagttacgcaaatttgatgcgtaaccgtctggaaattccacatcgtttgaaatccaatcaaagaacgcatcttttccctctgcatcaagtcggtatatgggaaaaggagccctaccattctcatcaacatgaagttctgaacgagcacatatatcgactaaatccagtcttgacttcaaattatcctttgttttaccttgaacattaaggatcgtgttcatgagattgtcaaaaaagttcttctcaatatgcatgacatctaaattatgccttagcagatgatcctcccagtatggcagatcccagaaaatactttttttgtgccagttatgtagttctccaacagcatctaccggaaaacgctcatgtccaccgacgtctggcgtcctttctgcaccaaaatctcttagttgtatcttcaaatctttcccacaaatttccggaggtggactgtcaaacaccctcttgttcttcgtaaacaaattcctactcctacgatatggatgatcaggtggtaggaatctcctgtgacagtcaaaccaacacgttttccttccgtgttttagttggaaagcatcagtgttatcttgacaatatggacatgatagccttccatgcgttgtccatccagacaacataccatatgctggaaaatcacttattgtccacattagtactgcccgcatttgaaagttttctttacacgaaacatcgtatgtttcagcaccttgagcccatagttgttgcaactcatatattagtggctgaagaaacacatcaagtgatctcttaggatgctctggtccgggaacgagaatcgagagaaacaaaaactctcgtcgcaagcacaagtttgggggtaggttgtatggtgtaagaatgacgggccatagagaatactgtcttccactcttgccaaacggactgaaaccatcagtacataatccaaggtagacatttcttctctcatacgcaaagtcgggatactttgattggaaatgcttccacgcttttgcatctgaaggatgtctgatctcaccatctgttgagtgctccgcatgccatctcattggttgcgctgtgcgttcagacagatacaacctctgcaacctttccgtcaaaggtaaataccacatccttttatatggcactggaactcttccactcgtatctttataacgaggctttccacaaaatttgcatgtaacccgctgttcatccgccctccaataaatcatgcagttgtcgctgcatacatctattacctgatacgataaaccaagaccagctacgagtttctgaacctcgtagtatgaaccaggagctacattatcctcgggtagaataccttttacaaaatcagcaatcgcatccacacagtcttcagccaaattataatctgttttaatgcccatcaatcttgtagcagatgataaagctgaatgaccatctctgcaaccttcgtacaatggttgctttccagcatccaacatatcataaaatctcctagcttgtgcattgggtaaatcttcccctctaaaatgatcatttaccatctgctcagtacctacaccataatctacatccgttctaattggttcttctaatctaaccgctggctgaggttcgctagtactaccatgttcataatcagtttccccatgatgataccaaattttgtaacttcgtgtaaacccactcaaatatagatgagtccaaacatcccactctttaataacctttctatttttacaattagagcaaggacatcttaacatacctgtttttgcttccggttgtcggtgaactaaccccatgaattcggttatacctcgttggtattcttccgtaagcaatctcgtgttcggatccaaatgaggtcgatcgatccaagaacgaaaataatttgtagaagacatattttttatgaatcaaattcgtgtgtaaatagagtaagagggaggatgaagatatgaagtgaatgaagaggaagaggagtgcttgtatttatagtttaaatcctgccgacagaccgaggaaattccgacggaattccgacggaaaaggatagttcgtcggaatttcctcggaattttgtaaaatcccccaacggctctccaacggctataatatttcctcggaattcatcggtttttttcgaggaacacatttttcctcggaatttcctcggaatattccgacggattgatattttctcggaattccgtcggtatattccgaagaaattccgaggaaacccaattttgtgtttcctcggtatattctgacgatttcattttccgtcggaatgtccgtcagaataccgctgtttttttgtagtgtatgtAAGCCATATCTTCTTCAATCTTGTGCAAGCGTCTTGCTACCTTAGTATCATGATTTACAATATACATACTACTTTTTGTAAAACTCCAACAACAATATAGTACTGTTTAaaactaacaaaataatattttaaccgTTAGATATAGCTACATTTTAAATGTACTTGAAAAAGAATTAAAGATATAAAGAGTTTTCAATGAAGGTAAATTTGCtaaatacatattttagtttttattccTTAAATAGTGCCAATAACTAAAGTGATTAAATTATGTTTCATTACAAGGATAAATGATAATTATacatctatttataatttttctttaatttattaaaaaaaatataaaaagaaataaatattaaatataaaaataagaaaataataaaattagtaaCTATCACATTTTGTTTTTGCGGATTTTCTACTATTAATTTGGTTATCCAAATTGCTTTggttcttattttattttgatgaaaaactaaatattttacatattattgtatTTACATAATCAGTTAAAACAATTATTAACTTTCTGAAACGGAAAGATCGTATTCTATTGTTTGCAGAagtcaatatatttatttctgaATTATTAGAGGGACAGATGGAATGGGGCACAATATAGTAGACTAATATAAGGACATAGAAATTAACATTACTcaagattaatatttaaatgtcgACCTTTCCTTGGAACGACTAAtctgccatttttttttttttttttgcaacaaacGGTCGTTCTATAACTTAAACTTGAAATGATCTGGATAACCAGggcggaatagaacaaccaataaaacaaaggGGTCTATGAAAAGAACAAGCATTCTTATCTAGCGAATCAGCAATCTCGTTTTGCTCCCTTGTGAAGTAAATAATCTTGCAGTCCGAAAAACACATTTTAAGGATTTGAATGACCTCAAGCTCAGTTGAAAAGCTTGGCCAAGCTTATGGATCCACCACCATTGCAATCAGGTCCTTGCAATCAGGTCCATTGCAATCAGGTGCTTGTAAATAATCTGCCATTTTTTATTACTGGAAGCATTAtcgataaatatataatgaaaatacaGTAGTCCATAAACCATACACATCATTGTATAAAATAATAGCATACATTCAACACAACACTTCAACCTTCACTTATTTTCGCACTTACATACACACGTGACACGTTCATTGCTTTCAACGATGATCTCAAGTTTTTGAAACCGCTGATTGAGCTCTAACCTCAAGCTCTCCTAGAAACTCAACAACTTTATCGATCTCCGGTACCACATTCTTCACGGTATCGTCAGACAAGAACTCGTTGGCCCATTTACAAAGAAAAGGTATTTTTGATTCGTCTAAAAGTTTTTCTCCTTTAAGCTTCTCCCTAGCCTTCAAGATACCAACAAAGCTTCCAAGGCAAATGTCCATAAACCCGATCGCTTCACCTCCGAAAAAGGGGTTCCCTTTGCTTATAGAAACAAAGGCTTCCTCGAGTTGCAATAACCCTCCTTCCACTTCTTTCATGCCTTTCTCTTTTGCCTCTTCCGATTTGGTGATTGCTGCCGCTTTCAGTGCCGGAAACCACTGCATTTGTAAAAGGGAAGTCTAGTGAAAATAGTTGAAGGTGCGTTTGTTTTGAAATCTTACACAAAAGCTTAATGTTTTCGTTTTACTAAAGGTTTGGTTATTCCACGCTAGAatctttatatgtttatattgaaTCAAGCTTTAACTCACTGTTTGGATCAATATCAAACATCCATTATTACATTTTGGCTGATATAATCAGTAATTACATATgattttctctataaaataaataaatatatatatatatttattcggGTTTATTATAAGGAGATCCGAAAATCAACTCtatcaaaattatgaaaacatGAATAATCATGAAAGATCCAGAAATAATACTTCTACTAGGTAGTAACCTGCTCAAAGCGCAGGATGAATAAGAATCTATGAAGATAAAAtcattacataaaaataatacaacacAAAGTAacagatatttaaaaaaaattttggatgATTAATTTCGTTTCGTTTACTACATTCAGTTACATTCATATTATTATGTGGATTGTGCACTTAATATTTAAAACCAAAGCCGCTGCGATATTTTCATTACATTACTTTCCAAATATCACAAACTAATAGAACATATGTAtattaatcataaaatattgaGAAAACAATATCTTCAAACATATAaggtaagaaaacttatttctaaattttgtatgcaactatgtattaccATAGTCTAACGTAAAAAGTTCTTCGCTAGCTAATTATGAACTATAGTTTTTCTATATTAATTAACATACCCAAGGAAAGGCAATTATGAATATTTGACTTTGATTTAGACTAACTCAATTTGActtggtttatggtttagattaTATTAATGAGTTAAAATACACCATGTTCGAAACGattgatgaaaattttaaatacacGTAGATAGCTTTTTCTGTTGTCCATATAGTTTCCATCTTCTATctactatattatatattctgtGTAAATGTattatgtaatataatataaGGGGGTGTATTGAATTGtggattttaaaagtttaatagatttgtaaatatactGGAGTTTTGAGAGATCTGGACTAAATCCCATTTATATGGATGAGATTTAATAAGGTGTACAATGAATGTGAATACGTATCCATACTTTTTGAATTGATTACTAAgcaaaaaatttcttttttattatgaattatttaataagttatataaattataagtaaaaggtaaatataaaatatatagcaCAAAATTGTTGGAACTGTtgttttttgaacattatgaatAATGTATTCGTATATCAAAAAACagttttatttgaatgagaaatggaggtCTAATGTGTGTGATTTGAGAAACTTGTATAAAGTAGAAAATACACACATTGAatatttgaacttggatttgggttttgatttgttagttggacttcatgttcattaacttaaccttataaataaaatacagtatatgttgatcttttatattgataaaatatttaaaaaaaaaatcaattttaaagtatattatttaGCTTGAATtggtcaaacaaaaaataattttactctttaaaattTTGGTCAATATGTGGAATAAATTCACATAATAATTGACAAGAATTAAAATCTCCATTAGGTTTCATTTTTGTTGAAGAATGAAATTTGTGCTTCtcattatttttctataaaagggATTGTAGGcattatagaaaaaatatagaCTTTCGACAACAACAAATCATTTTCTCATACTTTGAATAGTtatgttagtattttttttttgagtctgagagtacaTCACAAAATTAGGTTCGATAGAGAGTACATCACAAAATTAGGTTCGATATATTctgtttttcggtgatggtaaacAGAAACAATATTGTAGTTGTATCCTGAGAATCTGAGCGCTATGAAACCGTCACACTACGGggcgtttaaagatttaaggaaagagattaaccATCTCGACTATGCAATTTTTCcttatttttctatttcggtattgtaattttaatttaagttcttattattctttaaaaatatcAGTTGTCTTATGGCAGTAAAATAAGGTTTCTACACTCTTAAATCTTTAAATCCCAGGATACAACTACAgcattgtttctgtttaccatcaccgaaaaacagaatctatcgaACCTAATTTTGTGATATACTATGAgactcaaaataaataaataaatactaacATAACTATTCAAAGTAGGAGAaagtgatttgttgttgttgaaagtttatattttttctataatgCCTACAAGccattttatagaaaaataatgaaaatcacAAATTTCATTATTCAACACAAAAATGAAACTTCCATGGTACACTAATGAAAACTTTAATTCTTGTCAATTAGTATGTGAATTTATTCCACgttttgaccaaaaaattaaagagtaaaattattattgtttaattttgaccaattcaaacaaaataatatactttaaaatgtatttcttttttatattttatcaatataaaagatcagcatatatttgatttaagttaatGAACATGAAGTCCAACTAACCAATCAAAACTCAAATCCAAGTTCCAATATCTAATGAGTGTATTTGCTACTTTGTACAAGTTTCTCAAATCACACACGTTAGGTCctcatttctcattcaaataaaacttcatttttgacatatgaatacattattcataatgttcaaaaattAGTTCCAACAAAAATTCTTACCAGGACCGGTCTAGAGTGCAAGCCAGTCAATCGAGCGTTTAGGACATATAGTTTTAGAGggtatatttgatttaattttttcatattaagaatgtttttagtatttatatgttaatataatctacatttcttttaatagaaaataatatttgtaagaATTATTATCCatgtttatagaattttttctaataaatatattgaataagTGTACtgttaaataataattagttttaaaatgtgaaatttagtaTTAACAAATTATGTTACTAAAATTATGATTGACTACAGTGAAATGTTTATgacaatattaatttaaattgctATGCAATTAACCTGATAAATTTATGTTTACCAATCTAACGAAATCGAATTAGTTTATAAAGTAATAGCGTGGTTTCtattataattataatgatatattagataaaatataaaaagacatGTTACTGATATTACATTAATCGGTTTTTGGTTTTAAGCCTACTTTATTTAAGCGAGCCGGGTTatgttttggttttaattttttttagtttactttaaaactaaaactaaacaaatttttgtaatataatcgttaaaaaagaaaatttcttaTGGCATCCAAAAAATATTGGACTGGCACTGACTCTCACAAAGAAGAAAGTAAATATTTGGCCAGCAAAAAAACGTAGAAACACCTTATCATCAACGAAGGCAGACCAGAAGCGAGCTTGAGCGCGATCATGGGGATGTGAAGGAAGTATGGACGGGTCAGATGCGTTCCATGTCTCATCTATGTACTCAACGATGTTGAGAGACTCTAGAATCGGTTTGTTGTTGTGGATGAGAACCGGGACTTTCTTGTGAACcggatttgatttgagaagaAGCTCACTCTTGGATCCGAACAGATCTTCTTCAACGTAATCGTAATCGACAGATTTGAGACGAAGAGCGATCTTTGGTCTTATGGCATACGGACTGAACCATACTCCCAACAATTTCACTTCCTCTGTCTCtcccattttttattttatttggttcTAATTAATCTgtgaaaaagagaagaaagaagagatataATGCAAGTGGTCGAGGCCAGTTTGTGTGTTGCTCCACGGGTCTTTTGTTCTTCCTATTGGCTATTCTGTCTGCTTCTACTTTTATAGTCTGAGAAAATGACAATTAAAACATACGTTTCTCTTGTgaacagaaaagaaaaagaaaacttacGTTTCTCTAATCGTTTTTGCTTTAACCGTAGCATAGGATTATGTGTGTGCTTTTATCATTTTTACAACAACATAATAAGATTAAGGCCcgttcgtttgtacatctggaagGTGCATCCAGATGGATCAGTCAGATGCTCTACCTTGATGATGTTTGTTTGTACATTTGGAAAATGCATCTAGATGAAGCATCCGGATGCAGCTGCGTTcgtttgttcattttttttgaacttacaTTTGCATCAAAATGCAGTTGATGACAAAATGACTAAAATGgacatgtatttaatttatctatATCTTACTCTTAAATcatgattattatttatattaatcctgataattttaatatcttatctaaattacaattacaaaaaaaaaaaatttaaaattctgttttaaatttcataaatttattttaatgaaaataagacaatgaaattataaataatgactataattttgtaaatttgattaaaatatttaaataaaagtcTAACAATTGTTTGATATATGATAATTTTAACACACTAAAATCCAACAATAGTTTTGATATATTGATAACTCAAAACCaattccaaaaataaataaagataagataatctcaaaaactttaaatagaTCATggtaaataaaaacttaaacatAAAAGGATAATGAGTTTGCATTATCAATTGGTCCAAAGGAAACAAAACTACAAACCTATACTAGAATAAGCATTTGCCACAAAGGGATCAGCAATTCACATTACAAAGCTTCAAAAG
This genomic stretch from Brassica napus cultivar Da-Ae chromosome C9, Da-Ae, whole genome shotgun sequence harbors:
- the LOC106357995 gene encoding glutathione S-transferase U16, yielding MGETEEVKLLGVWFSPYAIRPKIALRLKSVDYDYVEEDLFGSKSELLLKSNPVHKKVPVLIHNNKPILESLNIVEYIDETWNASDPSILPSHPHDRAQARFWSAFVDDKWFPALKAAAITKSEEAKEKGMKEVEGGLLQLEEAFVSISKGNPFFGGEAIGFMDICLGSFVGILKAREKLKGEKLLDESKIPFLCKWANEFLSDDTVKNVVPEIDKVVEFLGELEVRAQSAVSKT